The Candidatus Acidulodesulfobacterium acidiphilum genomic interval AAAAGCTACTTGCGGAAAATTAATCTGGCACCTTTTTCTAAAACAGCCTTTATTTTGAAAATATAGACAAAGCGCAATATATATATTATAATAATGGGGACAGAATTCAATTCTGTCCCCATAACAACTTGGAAAGGACAGAATTCAATTCTGTCCCCATAACAACTTGGAAAGGACAGAATTCAATTCTGTCCCCATAACAACTTGGAAAGGACAGAATTCAATTCTGTCCCCATAACAACTTGGAAAGGACAGAATTCAATTCTGTCCCCATAAGATGCGGAAAAGGTGTCAGATTAATTTTCCGCATTTATGAGGTATATGTAAATTAAAAAAAGTAAAGCGGAAAATTAATCTGGCACCTTTTTTTTCCTTTACGTCACTATCGCAAATTGATAAAAGGGGGAATAAAAAAAGAGATGTTTAATATTTTTAAAAGAGAAGGATTGTTCGGCGATGTCAGCCAGATAACTCCGGATGAGGCATTTAAAAAATTATCTGAAGATAAAGAAAGTAAAAATACGCTGGTAATAGACGTAAGAGAACCGAATGAATATAACGGGAATTTGGGGCATATAGAAAATTCGCACTTGATTCCTATAAGACTTTTGCCGCTAAAAATTCAGGAATTAGAGAAGCATAAAGATAAGGATATA includes:
- a CDS encoding rhodanese-like domain-containing protein yields the protein MFNIFKREGLFGDVSQITPDEAFKKLSEDKESKNTLVIDVREPNEYNGNLGHIENSHLIPIRLLPLKIQELEKHKDKDIIAVCHSGARSYSACTMLKRHGFNKLHNLKGGMLLWKKMGLKTHM